In a single window of the Nicotiana tomentosiformis chromosome 10, ASM39032v3, whole genome shotgun sequence genome:
- the LOC138900058 gene encoding uncharacterized protein, whose product MEVKLDTQVIPKRGSFKYLGSIIQGNEEIDEDVTHRIRVGWMKWRLTSGVLCDKNMPQRLKVKFYRVIVRPTMLYGAEYWPVKNTHIQKIKVAEMRMLRWMCGHTRLDRIRNEVIRDKVGVASVEENMREARLRWFGHVKRRSIEAPVRRCERVASVGIRRGRGMPKKFWGEVIRRDMALVRRVWRSSIRVES is encoded by the coding sequence ATGGAGGTGAAGCTTGATACACAAGTTATCCCCAAGAGAggtagtttcaagtaccttggatctataatacaaggtaacgaagagattgatgaggatgtcacGCACCGTATCAGAGttggatggatgaagtggaggctcacctccggtgtcttgtgtgataaaAATATGCCGCAGAGACTTAAAGTTAAGTTCTACAGGGTTatagttagaccgactatgttgtatggcgCAGAGTATTGGCCGGTCAAGAACACTCATatccagaagataaaagtagctgagatgaggatgttaaggtggatgtgtgggcataccaggttggataggattaggaatgaagttattcgagaTAAGGTGGGAGTGGCTTCTGTGGAGGAAAATATGCGGGaggcgaggttgagatggttcgggcatgttaagaggagaagtatAGAAGCCCCTGTCAGAAGGTGCGAGAGGGTAGCCTCAGTGGGTATCAGGAGGGGTAGAGGTATGCCTAAGAAGTTTTGGGGCGAGGTTATTAGGCGGGACATGGCCCTAGTTAGGAGAGTGTGGAGATCGAGTATTAGGGTAGAAAgctag